In a genomic window of Bradyrhizobium sp. LLZ17:
- a CDS encoding LysR family transcriptional regulator, producing the protein MDRLEAMSTFLAVVEQGSLSAAARRLKTPLTTISRNVSELESHLRTKLFNRSSRQLVLTDAGASYVAACRRILTDVTEAERTASGEYITPTGELAVTTPLGLGRVILMPIIADFLKTYPDIKVRMIPTDQKLSLAQEQIDVAVRIGELPDSSLVALRVGRTRRVVCASPAYLAARGTPRTPEDLVGHDCISYPGFSPPDAWTFVRDKATVAAPVHTRLTVGSAEAACAAARAGMGISIAFAYQIEAGPEEGALTTVLDEFQPPSLPVNLVYTANRFLPIKVRAFLDFAAPRLKRVFAE; encoded by the coding sequence ATGGATCGGCTCGAAGCGATGTCAACCTTTCTGGCCGTGGTCGAGCAGGGGAGCTTATCCGCAGCGGCGCGACGATTGAAAACGCCGCTCACAACGATCAGCCGCAACGTATCCGAGCTTGAGTCTCACCTGCGGACGAAGCTCTTCAACCGATCGAGCCGGCAGCTGGTGCTAACGGATGCAGGAGCTTCCTACGTTGCGGCCTGCAGGCGCATTCTCACAGATGTGACCGAAGCGGAGCGTACGGCATCCGGTGAGTATATCACCCCGACTGGCGAGCTGGCTGTGACGACCCCGTTGGGTCTTGGGCGTGTCATCCTCATGCCGATCATCGCGGACTTCCTCAAGACCTATCCGGATATCAAGGTTAGAATGATCCCAACCGATCAAAAGCTGAGTCTGGCTCAGGAGCAAATCGATGTCGCGGTGCGGATCGGCGAATTACCGGATTCGAGCCTGGTCGCGCTACGGGTCGGCAGGACGCGCCGAGTCGTTTGCGCCAGTCCCGCCTATCTGGCGGCTCGCGGAACGCCACGCACGCCGGAAGATCTGGTCGGGCATGATTGCATCAGTTATCCCGGCTTCTCGCCACCCGATGCTTGGACATTCGTCAGAGACAAGGCGACCGTAGCGGCGCCGGTACATACGCGGCTCACGGTCGGCAGCGCTGAAGCAGCGTGTGCCGCAGCCCGTGCCGGCATGGGAATTTCAATCGCCTTTGCTTATCAAATCGAGGCTGGTCCGGAGGAAGGAGCATTGACAACCGTGCTGGATGAATTCCAGCCGCCGTCACTGCCGGTCAATCTGGTGTACACCGCCAACCGGTTTCTGCCGATCAAAGTACGCGCTTTCCTGGACTTTGCCGCGCCGCGGTTGAAGCGAGTCTTCGCGGAGTAG
- a CDS encoding dehydratase: MTKRRSRHSRFNSIRSPFTRTEKAAEQTYFKGLAASGWHTAAITMRLNVETGPPLAGGFVGAGGELSWPAPTRPGDILHVESEVVEVTPSRSRPDRGTIVLLSRTINQRGDVVMIQKAKLVLLRKIVA; encoded by the coding sequence TTGACGAAGCGCAGATCAAGGCATTCGCGATTCAATTCGATCCGCAGCCCTTTCACACGGACAGAAAAAGCCGCCGAGCAAACGTATTTCAAGGGCTTGGCGGCGAGCGGTTGGCACACCGCCGCAATTACGATGCGTCTAAATGTCGAGACTGGTCCGCCGCTCGCCGGCGGCTTCGTCGGCGCCGGGGGAGAGCTGAGTTGGCCGGCGCCGACCCGTCCCGGAGACATCCTCCATGTGGAGAGCGAAGTCGTTGAAGTTACGCCATCGCGCTCTCGACCTGATCGCGGCACGATAGTTCTGCTAAGCCGGACAATAAACCAGCGCGGCGACGTTGTTATGATTCAAAAGGCCAAGCTTGTTCTTCTGCGCAAAATCGTTGCGTGA
- a CDS encoding helix-turn-helix domain-containing protein → MQEGSVDIAEDLTKILHIYLPVRHFSRSNVEVNVDPSAITALSYERAFEDLLLAEIGFAIASELQSETSAGGLLIGALASTLAARLVQKYVTVFPAQSFPRHTLRGLDRRRLVRVLDYIEANLEGDLSIDRMAAIACLSRYHFSRSFRLAVGQSPHRYVSAKRLERAKALLMHGDRPLVDIALALSFSSQANFTTAFRQATGQAPGQFRQRLGSRLPEPARTDGRRALSVLV, encoded by the coding sequence TTGCAGGAAGGTTCGGTTGATATCGCCGAAGACCTGACGAAGATTTTGCATATTTATCTTCCTGTCCGCCACTTCTCGCGGAGCAATGTCGAAGTCAACGTCGACCCATCCGCAATCACTGCGCTGAGCTACGAAAGGGCATTCGAAGATCTGCTTCTGGCCGAGATCGGATTTGCGATTGCATCGGAGCTACAGAGTGAAACCTCCGCCGGCGGTTTGCTCATTGGAGCCCTCGCATCCACTCTGGCGGCGAGGCTGGTTCAAAAGTATGTCACCGTATTTCCCGCTCAATCCTTTCCTCGCCACACACTTCGGGGGCTCGATCGGCGCAGACTTGTGCGTGTGCTGGACTACATAGAAGCGAACCTGGAAGGCGATCTCAGCATAGACCGCATGGCAGCGATTGCGTGCCTGAGCCGATACCATTTTTCACGGTCCTTCCGGCTGGCAGTGGGACAATCTCCTCATCGCTACGTCAGTGCCAAGCGCCTCGAGCGCGCGAAGGCCTTGTTGATGCACGGCGATCGGCCATTGGTGGATATCGCGCTGGCGCTTAGTTTTTCCAGCCAAGCCAATTTCACAACGGCATTCAGGCAAGCAACGGGTCAGGCGCCCGGTCAGTTTCGTCAGCGACTTGGATCGCGACTGCCGGAACCGGCACGGACAGATGGAAGGCGAGCTCTTTCTGTTTTGGTCTAA
- a CDS encoding cytochrome family protein, whose protein sequence is MVAIALAAFLAIALVSSRSVAAGPGAPSPAAIPYLPSISDLMIETIQPRHERLWRAEQEGNWDFAAYELRALRGAFDRLGRSHPTDQQTSLPQMIASVMEQPFRELNGAIQAKDGTAFAKTYAGLTDACNSCHQALNHGVVEIRLPSRTSPLDPNANDVPHN, encoded by the coding sequence ATGGTCGCAATTGCCCTGGCCGCCTTCTTGGCGATCGCTCTTGTGAGCTCGCGCAGCGTCGCCGCCGGGCCTGGAGCGCCCTCGCCTGCTGCTATCCCATATCTGCCGAGCATCAGCGATCTGATGATCGAGACGATCCAGCCGCGGCACGAACGACTTTGGCGAGCCGAGCAGGAGGGAAACTGGGATTTTGCGGCCTACGAACTTCGAGCGCTCCGTGGCGCATTCGATCGGCTCGGGCGGTCCCATCCAACCGACCAGCAGACCTCTCTTCCGCAGATGATTGCCTCCGTCATGGAACAGCCGTTCAGGGAGCTCAACGGTGCGATCCAAGCCAAGGATGGCACGGCATTCGCCAAGACCTACGCCGGCCTGACCGACGCATGCAATTCGTGCCATCAGGCTCTTAACCACGGCGTCGTCGAAATCCGCCTACCGAGCAGGACTTCCCCATTGGATCCAAATGCTAACGATGTCCCGCACAATTGA
- a CDS encoding cupin domain-containing protein, which produces MSTSATVNIVSPSQFDQGTAQTPGCERRAAIAPELNIASAIWGGLFEVGPGSQTGVHHHGEQETIAYVLSGICEIRWGERGETFAKARAGDFIHVPAFLLHMEINPSKQEPFRWVLVRSTATPVVINLPDEAWPTLPVRS; this is translated from the coding sequence ATGAGTACTTCTGCGACAGTCAACATCGTCAGCCCCTCTCAATTCGATCAGGGAACGGCGCAGACTCCAGGATGCGAGCGTCGCGCCGCGATCGCACCGGAGCTCAATATCGCTTCGGCCATCTGGGGTGGACTGTTTGAAGTGGGACCGGGATCACAAACCGGTGTTCATCATCACGGAGAGCAAGAGACGATTGCCTACGTCCTTTCGGGCATCTGCGAGATCCGCTGGGGCGAGAGAGGCGAAACTTTCGCGAAGGCGAGGGCCGGCGATTTCATTCATGTGCCCGCCTTCCTGCTGCACATGGAGATCAATCCTTCGAAGCAGGAACCGTTTCGATGGGTCCTCGTGCGCAGCACCGCGACGCCCGTTGTTATTAACCTCCCTGACGAGGCCTGGCCCACACTTCCGGTGCGCTCATGA
- the cydB gene encoding cytochrome d ubiquinol oxidase subunit II: MVMFWVAVLAISILLYVLLDGFDLGVGILFGITPGEAPRRAMVSAVAPIWDGNETWLVSAGVVLWGAFPLAYATLISAFYLPVLLMLAGLILRGVAFEFRSKAARTRWIWNAAFAGGSLAAAFMQGLMVGALVEGLPMVGARYVGGASGWLSPFSVLCGVGLCLGYALLGACWLVRKCEADVRDASYRFIPYLSVALLAFLAIVFGYALAEDLPVMTRWLDRPSLFVFPIAGALAAIMLATSVRLRQDTLPFPMVALIFVSAFGTLAISFWPYMIPFAITIDEAAAPHASLAFMFWGAGLFVFPLMLLYTAINYFVFRGKISSTAEHY, translated from the coding sequence ATGGTGATGTTCTGGGTCGCGGTATTGGCGATCAGCATCCTGCTTTACGTATTGCTGGACGGCTTTGATCTCGGCGTCGGCATTCTGTTCGGCATCACCCCTGGTGAGGCGCCACGGCGCGCGATGGTGAGCGCGGTCGCGCCGATCTGGGACGGCAACGAGACTTGGCTGGTGAGCGCCGGCGTCGTGTTGTGGGGAGCGTTCCCGCTTGCGTATGCGACACTGATTTCGGCGTTCTATTTGCCGGTCTTGCTGATGCTGGCCGGACTGATCCTGCGCGGCGTCGCGTTCGAGTTTCGTAGTAAGGCAGCACGGACGCGGTGGATCTGGAACGCTGCATTCGCGGGCGGCTCCTTGGCCGCGGCATTCATGCAGGGCCTGATGGTGGGCGCGCTGGTTGAGGGTCTTCCGATGGTCGGCGCGCGCTATGTCGGTGGAGCCTCCGGCTGGCTAAGTCCGTTTTCGGTGCTGTGCGGCGTTGGGCTCTGTCTTGGGTACGCACTGCTCGGCGCCTGCTGGCTGGTACGGAAATGTGAGGCCGACGTTCGCGACGCGTCTTATCGTTTCATTCCCTATTTGTCGGTCGCCCTGCTCGCCTTCCTGGCCATCGTATTTGGCTACGCCTTGGCGGAGGACCTTCCGGTAATGACGCGCTGGCTCGACCGACCTTCCTTGTTTGTCTTCCCGATAGCCGGCGCACTGGCTGCCATCATGCTCGCTACAAGTGTCCGACTTCGTCAGGATACACTGCCGTTTCCGATGGTGGCACTCATCTTCGTGTCCGCGTTCGGCACGCTTGCGATCTCGTTCTGGCCCTACATGATCCCGTTCGCCATCACCATCGATGAGGCCGCCGCGCCTCACGCGAGCCTCGCCTTCATGTTCTGGGGCGCTGGCCTGTTCGTCTTCCCGCTGATGCTGCTCTACACGGCGATCAACTACTTCGTATTTCGCGGCAAGATCAGTTCGACAGCCGAGCATTACTAA
- a CDS encoding cytochrome ubiquinol oxidase subunit I: MEFTALLLSRLQFAFTISFHIIFPSFTIGLAAWLTILEALSIATGRPAYRALFEFWLKIFGVAFGLGVVSGIVMAFQFGTNWSELSRISGPIQGPLLSYESFTAFALEASFFGILLFGRKRVPPWFYLFSTAMVALGTTLSAFWIMVNNSWMQVPVGYAMQNGAFVPVDWFKIIFSPVVWVRFPHMLLAAYLTGAFCVAATGAWYVLRRIYTPEARIMLRMGLYLAAVLLPIQLLFGHLVGDYAHDDQPAKFAAIEGRWHDEQPAGEVLFAVPDAASQTNRYEIKIPILGSVIGSMSFDAREVGLTSFPPRDRPPVLIPFFAFRIMVGCGLLMLALAALGSYWCWKRRIHRNPLLLWSIFLSFPLPFIATLSGWFTAEVGRQPWTIYGLLRTADAMTPFLTTRTAAISLVVYCALYTFIFVFGIFYIYRLLRTGPAGSLVMATSGIPNRPMSAADLQGNPALPLTAGE; encoded by the coding sequence ATGGAATTCACAGCGCTGCTTCTGTCGCGCCTTCAGTTCGCTTTCACTATCTCCTTCCACATCATCTTTCCATCGTTCACGATCGGCCTTGCAGCGTGGCTCACGATTCTGGAGGCATTGTCCATCGCGACAGGACGCCCCGCCTACCGCGCGCTCTTCGAGTTCTGGCTCAAGATCTTTGGCGTTGCCTTCGGTCTCGGCGTGGTCTCCGGAATTGTGATGGCGTTTCAGTTTGGCACGAACTGGAGCGAGCTATCCCGGATCTCGGGGCCGATTCAGGGGCCGCTACTCTCCTACGAGAGTTTTACCGCGTTCGCATTGGAAGCGAGCTTCTTTGGAATTCTGCTGTTCGGCCGCAAACGCGTTCCGCCGTGGTTTTATCTTTTCTCCACCGCCATGGTGGCTCTGGGCACGACGCTTTCAGCCTTCTGGATCATGGTCAACAACAGCTGGATGCAGGTGCCGGTCGGTTACGCCATGCAAAACGGCGCTTTTGTTCCGGTCGATTGGTTCAAGATCATCTTCAGCCCGGTTGTTTGGGTGCGTTTCCCGCACATGTTGCTCGCCGCCTATCTCACCGGCGCGTTCTGCGTGGCTGCCACGGGAGCGTGGTACGTGCTGAGACGGATCTACACCCCGGAAGCCCGTATCATGCTTCGGATGGGCCTGTATCTAGCTGCCGTGCTGCTTCCCATTCAACTGCTGTTTGGCCATCTCGTCGGCGATTACGCGCATGACGACCAGCCGGCGAAGTTCGCGGCGATCGAGGGCCGTTGGCACGACGAGCAGCCCGCGGGCGAGGTTCTGTTCGCTGTGCCTGACGCGGCCTCGCAGACCAATCGGTACGAAATCAAGATTCCGATTCTCGGCAGCGTGATCGGCAGCATGAGCTTTGATGCCAGGGAAGTCGGCCTGACCAGCTTTCCGCCGCGGGACCGGCCACCGGTGCTTATTCCCTTCTTCGCCTTCCGCATCATGGTCGGCTGCGGCCTCTTGATGTTGGCCCTCGCCGCGCTCGGCTCCTACTGGTGCTGGAAGCGCCGGATTCACCGCAATCCGCTCCTGCTCTGGTCGATATTTCTGAGCTTTCCACTGCCTTTCATCGCGACGCTGAGCGGCTGGTTCACGGCGGAGGTCGGACGCCAGCCCTGGACCATCTACGGGCTGCTTCGGACCGCTGATGCAATGACACCCTTTTTGACAACTCGTACGGCGGCGATTTCGCTCGTGGTGTACTGCGCTCTTTATACCTTCATCTTCGTGTTCGGGATTTTCTACATCTACCGCCTGCTGCGGACAGGCCCTGCAGGCAGCCTCGTGATGGCGACCTCCGGCATTCCCAATCGCCCGATGTCGGCCGCCGACCTTCAAGGCAACCCCGCCCTTCCGCTCACCGCAGGAGAATAG
- the poxB gene encoding ubiquinone-dependent pyruvate dehydrogenase: MPTKTVADQFVESLAAAGIKRIYGVVGDSLNGLTDAIRRHGKIDWIHVRHEEVAAFAAGADAHLTGELAVCAGSCGPGNLHLINGLFDCHRSRVPVLAIAAHIPSPEIGSGYFQETHPQELFRECSHYCELVSGSHQMPRALETAIREAVGKRGASVLVIPGDVALQVAAVAPPPKRAMLLPPVPVVTPAPADLDRLAKLLNDASRVTILCGSGCAGAHDELLALGELLQAPMVHALRGKEHVEWSNPYDVGMTGLIGFSSGYYAMRDCDVLLMLGTDFPYRQFYPEAGGARIAQVDLRPENIGRRASVDVGVVGGVSETLAALLPLLTQKTDAAHLVQAQRHYAKARKGLDELAVGRPGGGLIHPQQVAKAISEQAAEDAVFTCDVGLPTVWAARYLEMNGKRRLLGSFWHGSMANAMAQALGAQAACPGRQVISLSGDGGFTMLMGDFLTLVQQRLPVKVVVFNNSALGFIELEQKSTGILDYGTELKNPNFAAMAEAAGIRGIRLEDPAEVDNGIAAALAHDGPVLIDAVVNRTELAMPPSITLEMAKGFTLYMIKAVISGRGDEVVDLARSNLWR; encoded by the coding sequence ATGCCGACCAAAACAGTCGCCGACCAGTTCGTGGAAAGCCTCGCGGCTGCGGGAATCAAACGCATCTATGGCGTGGTCGGCGATAGCCTCAACGGCCTCACCGACGCTATTCGCCGCCATGGGAAGATCGATTGGATTCACGTCAGGCACGAGGAAGTGGCGGCCTTTGCCGCCGGCGCCGACGCGCATCTGACGGGCGAACTCGCTGTGTGCGCGGGCAGTTGCGGACCCGGCAATCTTCACCTCATCAATGGACTGTTCGATTGCCACCGTTCGCGCGTGCCCGTTCTTGCGATCGCTGCACACATTCCCTCACCGGAAATCGGCAGCGGGTACTTTCAGGAGACGCACCCGCAAGAGCTGTTTCGGGAATGCAGCCACTACTGCGAGCTCGTGTCCGGATCCCACCAGATGCCGCGCGCCTTGGAGACCGCGATCCGGGAGGCGGTCGGCAAGCGCGGCGCGTCAGTCCTCGTCATTCCGGGGGACGTCGCCTTGCAGGTCGCAGCAGTGGCGCCACCGCCGAAGCGCGCAATGTTGCTACCACCTGTTCCGGTCGTCACACCCGCTCCCGCCGATCTCGATCGGCTGGCGAAATTGCTCAACGACGCAAGCCGCGTGACGATCTTGTGCGGCTCAGGATGCGCGGGCGCCCATGACGAGCTGCTCGCCCTCGGTGAATTGCTCCAAGCACCGATGGTGCACGCCTTGCGCGGCAAGGAACACGTTGAGTGGAGCAATCCGTATGACGTTGGCATGACAGGGCTGATCGGCTTTTCTTCCGGTTATTACGCCATGCGCGACTGCGATGTCCTGTTGATGCTGGGGACCGATTTTCCTTACAGGCAGTTCTATCCGGAGGCGGGTGGTGCGCGCATTGCGCAGGTGGATTTGCGGCCCGAGAATATCGGCCGCCGGGCCTCGGTCGATGTCGGAGTCGTTGGCGGCGTGAGCGAGACGCTTGCGGCGTTGCTGCCATTGCTCACGCAGAAGACCGACGCTGCGCATCTCGTGCAAGCCCAGCGACACTACGCCAAGGCGCGCAAGGGGCTTGACGAGCTTGCCGTCGGCAGGCCGGGCGGCGGATTGATCCACCCTCAGCAAGTCGCGAAAGCGATCAGCGAGCAGGCAGCTGAAGATGCGGTATTCACCTGCGATGTCGGTCTGCCGACAGTGTGGGCCGCCCGCTATCTCGAGATGAACGGCAAGCGCCGGCTACTCGGATCATTCTGGCACGGTTCCATGGCCAACGCCATGGCGCAAGCCCTCGGTGCGCAAGCCGCGTGTCCGGGTCGGCAAGTGATCTCGCTCTCTGGCGACGGCGGCTTCACGATGCTGATGGGAGATTTCCTTACCCTCGTTCAGCAGCGCCTTCCGGTGAAGGTCGTCGTGTTCAACAACAGTGCGTTGGGCTTCATCGAGCTCGAGCAGAAGTCGACCGGAATACTTGATTATGGAACCGAGCTCAAGAATCCGAATTTCGCAGCGATGGCCGAAGCCGCGGGGATTCGCGGCATTCGCCTCGAAGACCCGGCCGAGGTCGATAATGGAATCGCTGCGGCGCTCGCCCACGACGGGCCAGTTCTCATCGATGCGGTTGTGAACCGAACCGAGCTCGCGATGCCGCCCTCGATTACGCTGGAGATGGCGAAGGGCTTTACGCTTTACATGATCAAGGCCGTGATCAGCGGACGCGGCGACGAGGTCGTGGACCTCGCCCGCTCCAATCTTTGGCGCTGA
- the rpoH gene encoding RNA polymerase sigma factor RpoH: MQDCNVAVAQTSLKTTAINRTESSPFGRYAGAIRRFEMLEQEQEQQLARRWQELGDQTAADALVTSHLRLAASVAKRYRGYGLPLADIISEANLGLVMAASRYEPARGSRFSTYALWWIKATIHDYILRSWSLVKIGTTAAQKKLFFSLRREMRKLASETSSLTPEVADAIAKRLEVSPRDVLEMDSRLNGDLSLNRLVSEDSETVDWQSRLVDPSPTAEALLAEHDESEQQARALRAAVDTLTSRERRVFEARRLNDRPATLEVLACELSISSERVRQIETCAFEKVKRAARRNLRPDRSASNSEPEERNKQMEAA; encoded by the coding sequence AGTTTGAAAACCACGGCGATCAATCGGACGGAGTCATCCCCGTTTGGACGGTACGCTGGCGCCATACGCCGTTTCGAGATGCTTGAACAGGAGCAAGAGCAGCAGCTTGCGCGCCGCTGGCAAGAGTTGGGCGATCAAACAGCTGCTGACGCCCTCGTGACCAGCCATCTTCGGCTCGCCGCGAGCGTGGCGAAGCGCTATCGGGGATATGGCCTCCCGCTCGCTGACATCATCTCCGAAGCCAATCTCGGTCTGGTCATGGCCGCATCTCGATACGAGCCGGCTCGAGGCTCGCGCTTCTCGACCTACGCGCTGTGGTGGATCAAGGCTACGATCCACGACTACATTCTTCGATCCTGGTCACTGGTCAAGATCGGAACGACGGCTGCCCAGAAGAAGCTGTTCTTCAGTCTCAGGCGCGAAATGAGGAAGCTTGCCAGCGAGACGTCCAGCCTCACGCCGGAGGTGGCCGATGCCATCGCTAAGCGGCTGGAGGTTTCGCCTCGCGACGTTCTGGAGATGGACAGCCGCCTGAATGGCGACCTGTCGCTGAACAGGCTGGTTAGCGAAGATAGCGAGACGGTGGACTGGCAGTCGAGGCTGGTCGACCCATCGCCGACGGCGGAGGCGCTCCTGGCCGAACACGACGAATCTGAGCAGCAAGCACGCGCGCTGCGCGCCGCAGTGGATACTCTTACGTCACGCGAACGACGCGTGTTTGAGGCGCGCCGGCTAAACGACCGCCCTGCCACGCTCGAGGTCCTGGCGTGCGAACTGTCGATCTCTAGCGAGCGCGTCCGGCAAATCGAAACCTGCGCGTTTGAAAAGGTCAAGCGGGCCGCCAGGAGGAACCTCAGGCCGGACAGGTCGGCATCGAATTCCGAGCCGGAGGAGCGCAATAAACAGATGGAAGCGGCATAG